In Arachis hypogaea cultivar Tifrunner chromosome 17, arahy.Tifrunner.gnm2.J5K5, whole genome shotgun sequence, a single window of DNA contains:
- the LOC112764987 gene encoding uncharacterized protein, producing the protein MSSWLARSLTNSLRIDDNDVVADPPAVSPTSQPHEHHDNAHGSEPEDDEDEEDQGQGRGVKEDLDEIKQTLTRQFWGMASFLAPPPPSNSNPSSPPSHDLYQDSIPDHSRPDYSDVDQPDPEPIGSDFGGNHQPELEEYAPERAVGITDEVLSFAFNIAMHPETWLDFPIDEEDDPQDFDMSDAQQEHAVAIERLIPRLNALRIELCPCHMSESYFWKVYFVLLHSRLNKEDASILSTPQVMEARAMWMQELHKQTKPEFEFSRIRTMYSKGPVRHDDFACSLVDDAYSDDLSHQTYGYETTSLSMLADKEIEKHTIAVESSETHFIDKSVIQENTIIKNENKDLKCGHSTQIITQDYVNDDDDIDWPEEDSDLGEPIISIVNEEDISFSDLEDDDYGIKPITCNTGSKVA; encoded by the exons ATGTCATCGTGGCTAGCTCGGTCCCTAACAAACTCCCTCCGAATCGATGACAACGACGTCGTAGCGGACCCTCCAGCTGTTTCTCCCACAAGCCAACCACATGAACATCATGATAATGCGCATGGATCGGAACCAGAAGACGACGAAGACGAAGAGGATCAAGGCCAAGGCCGTGGAGTCAAAGAGGATCTTGATGAAATCAAACAAACCCTAACTCGTCAATTCTGGGGAATGGCTAGTTTCCTCGCTCCTCCTCCACCTTCCAATTCCAACCCTTCATCTCCCCCTTCTCACGACCTCTACCAAGACTCTATTCCCGATCATTCTCGGCCCGATTATTCCGACGTCGACCAACCTGATCCTGAACCCATCGGATCCGATTTCGGAGGGAACCACCAACCTGAATTGGAGGAATACGCTCCTGAACGCGCCGTTGGGATCACCGACGAGGTTTTGTCCTTCGCCTTCAATATCGCTATGCATCCCGAGACCTGGCTCGATTTTCCTATTGATGAGGAAGACGATCCTCAAG ATTTTGACATGTCCGATGCACAACAAGAGCATGCGGTGGCAATTGAGAGACTTATTCCTAGATTGAATGCACTCAGAATTGAACTGTGTCCTTGCCATATGAGTGAAAGTTACTTCTGGAAAGTCTATTTTGTGCTTTTGCATTCAAGGCTTAATAAAGAAGATGCTTCCATTTTGTCTACACCGCAG GTGATGGAAGCCAGGGCAATGTGGATGCAGGagctgcacaaacaaacaaagccTGAATTTGAGTTTTCCAGAATAAGAACTATGTACTCAAAAGGCCCTGTTCGGCATGATGATTTTGCCTGCAGCTTAGTAGATGATGCCTATTCTGATGACCTTTCTCATCAAACATATGGATATGAAACAACATCTTTATCCATGCTAGCAGATAAAGAGATAGAGAAGCACACGATTGCAGTTGAAAGTTCTGAAACACATTTCATTGACAAGTCTGTAATTCAGGAAAATACAATCATTAAAAATGAGAACAAGGATCTAAAATGTGGCCATTCCACTCAAATTATTACTCAGGACTAtgttaatgatgatgatgatattgattgGCCAGAGGAAGATTCTGATTTAGGAGAACCAATTATTTCCATCGTGAATGAAGAAGACATATCTTTTAGTGATCTTGAAGATGACGATTATGGCATTAAGCCTATTACTTGTAATACAGGTTCAAAGGTGGCATAA
- the LOC112767359 gene encoding U-box domain-containing protein 30, producing MTMQETMPTPPPLKVLIEEMESSMEDVPSVFICPISLEPMRDPVTLCTGQTYDRSNILKWLSLGHNTCPTTMQDLWDLSLTPNTTLHRFILTWFSHNYFSINKSLQDVQGTAFHLLESLNKVKGQARVKSLKELRHLLDSHASIRKTVVEHNGLALVSSLLGPFTSHAVGSEAVGILVKLDLSSEVKKNLMHPSKVSLLVDIMNEGTIETKMNCAKLIEILLLEGHVSSLSLLVGLLRLVRDKKHPTGVVLNGLILIKMMCSSQESVRTSIVRIGAVPQLVDLLPTLNDECLEIALFILEVVSTIPEGRMALKDCPNAVLNVVKLLMRVSERCKLFALSILWAIYKLAPEQCASEAVEAGLAAKLLLVIQSGCNPVLKHMSAEFLKLCSLNYSASIFISKCMLTTTIQ from the coding sequence ATGACCATGCAAGAAACAATGCCTACTCCTCCTCCTCTGAAGGTGCTGATTGAAGAGATGGAGTCATCAATGGAAGATGTTCCTTCGGTTTTCATCTGTCCCATCTCGCTGGAGCCAATGAGAGACCCAGTCACACTCTGCACCGGCCAAACCTACGACAGGTCCAACATCCTCAAATGGTTGTCCCTCGGCCACAACACTTGTCCTACCACCATGCAAGACCTTTGGGACCTTTCCCTCACCCCCAACACCACCCTCCACCGCTTCATCCTCACATGGTTCTCTCACAACTATTTCTCCATCAACAAAAGCCTCCAAGACGTTCAAGGCACAGCCTTTCACCTCTTGGAATCACTCAACAAGGTTAAGGGTCAAGCAAGAGTTAAATCCCTCAAGGAACTTCGCCACCTCCTTGATTCTCACGCTTCAATAAGGAAGACAGTTGTGGAACACAACGGACTTGCCTTGGTTTCTTCCTTGTTAGGTCCTTTCACTTCCCATGCTGTTGGGTCAGAAGCCGTTGGGATACTCGTGAAGCTGGACTTGAGTTCAGAGGTTAAGAAGAATCTGATGCATCCATCAAAAGTATCGTTATTGGTGGATATCATGAACGAGGGAACCATTGAAACAAAGATGAACTGTGCAAAGTTGATTGAGATATTGTTGTTAGAAGGACACGTGTCAAGCCTGAGTCTGTTGGTTGGTTTGTTGAGGTTAGTTAGAGACAAGAAACACCCAACTGGGGTGGTCTTGAACGGCCTCATACTGATCAAGATGATGTGCAGTTCCCAAGAATCAGTTAGAACTTCCATTGTGAGAATCGGAGCGGTGCCGCAACTGGTGGATCTATTGCCAACACTAAACGATGAGTGCTTGGAAATAGCGCTGTTTATTCTCGAGGTGGTGTCGACGATTCCAGAAGGAAGAATGGCGTTGAAAGATTGTCCCAATGCTGTGCTTAATGTGGTGAAGTTGTTGATGAGAGTCTCTGAGAGGTGCAAGCTATTTGCGCTTTCGATATTGTGGGCTATTTACAAGCTTGCGCCGGAACAATGTGCCTCCGAGGCCGTGGAGGCTGGGTTGGCGGCGAAGCTGCTTCTGGTGATTCAGAGCGGTTGCAACCCTGTTTTGAAGCACATGTCTGCTGAGTTCTTGAAATTGTGCAGTTTGAATTACTCTGCTAGTATCTTCATCTCTAAGTGTATGCTTACCACAACAATACAATGA
- the LOC112767358 gene encoding lecithin-cholesterol acyltransferase-like 1, with translation MKQHVLNIGSDDATVTVAVAMLSLLCTCGAITLTPSANGNSNLHPLILIPGAGGNQLEAKLTQDYKASSFVCNSWYPLFKKKNGWFRLWFDSSVLLSPFTKCFADRMMLHYNQDRDDYFNTPGVLTRVPHFGSTSSLLYLNPRLKYVTEYMASLVNSLEKLGYIEGETLFGAPYDFRYGLAGEGHPCEVGSKFLEDLKNLIEEASASNGGKEVILVSHSLGGLFALELLNRNDPSWSRKFIKHLVALSAPWGGAMDEMLTFASGNTLGVPLVDPLIVRPQQRSSESNLWLLPNPKVYGHHQKLLITENRSYSAHDMPDFLIDIGFLEGVYPYKTRILPLIENLKAPEQVPITCVIGSGVRTPEILFYRNGDFDEGPEILYGDGDGTVNMVSLLALQSLVGEDNKNQSIKVIKIDGVSHVSILKDEVALEQIIGEISRINSHHSHTGFGNIFVGR, from the exons ATGAAGCAGCATGTCCTAAACATTGGAAGTGATGATGCCACGGTTACAGTGGCAGTTGCGATGTTATCGTTGCTGTGCACATGTGGAGCAATAACACTAACCCCCAGCGCTAACGGTAACAGCAATCTTCACCCGTTGATCCTAATACCTGGCGCCGGAGGGAACCAACTAGAAGCTAAGTTGACCCAAGACTACAAAGCCTCTAGCTTCGTTTGCAACTCCTGGTACCCTCTTTTCAAGAAAAAGAATGGTTGGTTCAGACTCTGGTTCGATTCCTCTGTCCTCCTTTCTCCTTTCACCAAATGCTTCGCTGACCGCATGATGCTTCACTATAATCAAGACCGAGATGATTACTTTAATACCCCTGGAGTTCTCACCCGTGTCCCTCACTTTGGTTCCACCTCCTCCCTTCTTTATCTCAATCCTCGTCTTAA GTATGTGACGGAATATATGGCTTCCCTGGTAAATTCATTAGAAAAGCTTGGTTACATTGAAGGTGAAACACTGTTCGGAGCACCCTATGATTTTCGTTATGGTCTTGCAGGCGAAGGGCACCCATGTGAAGTGGGATCAAAGTTCCTTGAAGATCTCAAGAACTTGATAGAAGAAGCAAGCGCTTCAAACGGTGGGAAGGAAGTGATTCTTGTGTCCCACAGCTTAGGGGGTCTATTCGCCTTGGAACTCCTTAACCGAAACGACCCTTCATGGAGCAggaaattcatcaaacacttggtggcaCTTTCTGCACCATGGGGTGGTGCAATGGACGAAATGCTCACTTTTGCATCTGGCAACACTCTTGGTGTTCCCTTGGTGGATCCATTGATAGTTAGACCTCAGCAGAGAAGCTCCGAGAGTAACTTATGGCTTTTGCCTAATCCCAAAGTATATGGTCATCATCAAAAGTTGCTCATCACTGAAAATAGAAGCTATTCAGCACATGACATGCCTGATTTTCTCATAGATATTGGTTTTCTGGAAGGGGTTTATCCTTATAAAACACGCATTTTGCCGTTAATAGAGAACCTTAAAGCACCGGAACAAGTTCCTATTACTTGTGTTATAGGGAGTGGGGTCAGAACCCCGGAGATTTTGTTTTACAGGAATGGTGATTTTGATGAAGGGCCAGAAATTTTGTATGGGGATGGTGATGGAACGGTGAACATGGTGAGCTTGCTGGCGCTTCAGTCATTAGTGGGAGAAGACAATAAAAACCAAAGCATCAAAGTGATTAAGATTGATGGTGTGTCTCATGTTTCAATACTAAAAGATGAAGTTGCACTTGAACAAATAATTGGTGAGATTAGTAGAATTAATTCTCATCACTCACATACTGGTTTTGGCAACATTTTTGTAGGTAGATAG
- the LOC112767360 gene encoding uncharacterized protein, which produces MRNKGAQNKLVRIITTPIRVLGKAKDMYVRSITQCGYSVSYGNTGDAAGRFQAGLPRSYSAATSMSGAGSEDYAELVRAASARTMGNRIDVDLVLKLQQEARGRGQSQSQSQPVGLPKSVSVGMGRIDEDKPFDLNEGGEAVVPNSYPRSRSYAVGIRKPSLVQGIIMAN; this is translated from the coding sequence atgaGAAACAAAGGTGCGCAGAACAAGTTGGTGAGGATCATAACCACACCTATAAGAGTTCTTGGAAAGGCGAAGGACATGTACGTTCGAAGCATAACACAGTGCGGTTACAGCGTCAGCTACGGCAACACCGGAGACGCGGCGGGGAGATTCCAGGCGGGGCTGCCGCGAAGCTACAGCGCCGCCACGTCAATGTCCGGTGCAGGTTCGGAGGATTACGCGGAGCTTGTGAGGGCAGCGTCGGCGAGGACCATGGGGAACCGAATCGACGTGGATTTGGTCCTGAAACTGCAACAAGAAGCTCGAGGTCGAGGTCAAAGTCAAAGTCAAAGTCAACCAGTGGGGTTGCCAAAGTCGGTGAGTGTTGGTATGGGTCGAATTGATGAGGATAAACCTTTTGATTTGAATGAAGGGGGTGAAGCTGTTGTGCCTAATTCTTACCCTAGAAGTAGAAGCTATGCTGTTGGAATTAGAAAACCCAGCCTTGTTCAAGGAATAATAATGGCTaattag